The following coding sequences are from one Lolium rigidum isolate FL_2022 chromosome 6, APGP_CSIRO_Lrig_0.1, whole genome shotgun sequence window:
- the LOC124659593 gene encoding auxin-responsive protein SAUR36-like, whose product MISTKKFAQMAKKWERMADLRRKRLNLVAADNECCTSVAPEGHCIIYSADGRRFKVTLAYLGTTIFAELLRMSQEEFGFGSDGRITLPCDAAETKYVMCLLRRNASEEVERAFLSSVVSSCHQGNGLAPPMELSQQVAACSF is encoded by the coding sequence ATGATCAGTACCAAGAAATTTGCTCAGATGGCAAAGAAGTGGGAGAGGATGGCTGACCTCAGGAGGAAGCGGCTTAATTTGGTGGCAGCAGATAATGAGTGCTGCACATCTGTGGCACCGGAGGGCCACTGCATCATCTACTCTGCAGATGGAAGGCGGTTCAAGGTCACATTGGCATACCTTGGCACGACCATCTTTGCCGAGCTCCTGAGGATGTCTCAGGAGGAGTTTGGCTTCGGAAGCGATGGAAGGATCACTTTGCCTTGTGATGCTGCAGAGACGAAGTATGTCATGTGCTTGCTCAGAAGAAATGCATCAGAAGAGGTCGAGAGGGCCTTCCTGAGCTCGGTAGTGAGTTCTTGCCACCAAGGAAATGGCTTGGCTCCACCCATGGAACTTAGTCAGCAAGTTGCTGCTTGTAGCTTCTGA
- the LOC124660537 gene encoding auxin-responsive protein SAUR36-like produces the protein MISTKKFAQMAKKWEKMAHLGRKRLALMAAKQDDECCPSVAPEGHCVIYSADRRRFKVPLAYLGTTIFVELLRMSQEELGFGSDGRITLLCDAAEMEYVMCLLRRNVSEEVEWAFLSSVVSPCHQGNGLARPMELRKQVAVSSF, from the coding sequence ATGATCAGTACCAAGAAATTTGCTCAAATGGCAAAGAAGTGGGAGAAAATGGCTCACCTCGGAAGGAAGAGGCTCGCCTTGATGGCAGCAAAACAAGACGATGAGTGCTGCCCATCTGTGGCACCGGAGGGCCACTGCGTCATATACTCTGCAGACAGGAGGCGCTTCAAGGTTCCATTGGCGTACCTGGGCACGACCATTTTTGTCGAGCTCCTGAGGATGTCTCAGGAGGAGTTAGGCTTCGGAAGCGATGGAAGGATCACATTGCTTTGTGATGCTGCAGAGATGGAGTATGTCATGTGCTTGCTTAGAAGAAATGTATCGGAAGAGGTCGAGTGGGCTTTCCTGAGCTCTGTAGTGAGTCCTTGCCACCAAGGAAATGGCTTGGCTCGACCCATGGAACTTAGGAAGCAAGTTGCTGTTTCTAGCTTCTGA
- the LOC124662606 gene encoding auxin-responsive protein SAUR36-like translates to MISSKKLAHLAKKCQRMVAAGDRQTSGTNGCCWTASMADKGHCVIYSADGTRFEVPLVYLRTRVFVELLRMSQEEFGFTSYGKITLPCDASAMEYLIYLLRREASKEVERAFFSSIVSPCHKTSMGLNQQFAVCI, encoded by the coding sequence ATGATCAGTTCAAAGAAGCTTGCTCACTTGGCCAAGAAGTGCCAGAGGATGGTGGCCGCTGGTGACCGGCAAACTTCAGGCACTAACGGGTGCTGCTGGACGGCTTCCATGGCAGATAAGGGCCACTGTGTGATCTATAGCGCCGATGGAACACGGTTCGAGGtcccattggtgtatctccgcacGAGGGTATTCGTCGAGCTCCTAAGGATGTCTCAAGAGGAATTTGGCTTTACAAGCTATGGCAAAATCACATTGCCTTGTGATGCTTCTGCGATGGAGTATTTGATTTATCTGCTTAGAAGAGAGGCCTCGAAAGAGGTTGAGAGGGCATTCTTCAGCTCCATAGTGAGCCCTTGCCACAAAACGTCAATGGGACTAAATCAGCAGTTTGCTGTTTGTATCTAG